The DNA region ATATCGTGAAGGCCGACCAGCATGCCACGACGAAGATCACCGGCACGGCGACCCGCCTGGGCAGGGAGGCGTGCCGCCCCCCGTCGCCCTTGCCCGACAGCGTCGCAAAGCTTCGACGGCCGAGCCAGAGCCGCTGCAGCAGGAACGCGGACAGCGTGAAGCAGAGCAGGACGGTGGCCAGCACGGCCGCGCGCGCGGGATCGTGCTGCGCCCCGACGACCGCGAAGAAGATCTCGGTCGACAGCACCCCTCCGGACCCTCCGAGCACGAGCGGATTGCCGAAATCCGCCATCGATTCGATGAAGCCGATCAGGAACGCGTTGGCGAGGCCCGGTGCCATGAGCGGCAGCGACACCTTGCGGAACGTCCGCCAGCGCCCCGCCCGCATCGTCTGGCTCGCCTCCTCCATCGACGGGCTGACGCCCTCGACCACCCCGATCAGCACGAGGAAGGCGATCGGCGTGAAGCTCAGCATCTGCGCGATCCAGATCCCCGTCAGACCATAGAGCCAGCGCCCCATCTGGAGGCCGGTGACGTCCTCGATCAGTTCCGTGACGAAGCCCGCGCGCCCGAACATCAGGATCAGCGTCAGACCGATCACGAAGGGGGGCGTGATGATCGGCAGGACCGTCAGCAGCCTCAGCCCCTTCTTGAACCGCATCCCGGTCCGCGTCGCGACGAGCGCGAAGGCGAGCCCGAGCGCGGTGGTGCCCGTCGCCGTCGAGAGCGCGAGCAGAAGGGTGCGCCACGCGACACCGCAGCCGCCCGATCCGGTCAGACAGCGCAGGCTCCAGATCTGCGGATCGCCGATATTGTCGCGAACGCCCTCGGTCGTGAAGGCCCCGCGGAAATCCTGGAACGCGCCCGCGAACATCGAGCCGATGGGATAGAGCACGAAAAGCGTGACGAGCAGCACCAGCAGGGTGATCGCGCCCAGAACGAACGCATCGCCCTTCAACGCGCCGCGCTCGGCAAGACCGAAGGCGATCATGAAGGCAAAGCAGAGACCCAGACCGATCGCCCCCGCCCCGAAGGCCGGCTGTCCCTCGACCGTGCCGAAGGCCGCCTCCAGCAGCGCCGAGTTCCACCCCCTCAGGCCGATCGAAAGCCCCTCGATGGCGAGCCAGGCCAGCCCCGCCGCCCCGAGTGCCAGCAGCGCGCCGCCGCGTCGCGATCCGGGCTCCCGCATCAGTCGCAGGGCCACGGCCGCCCCGATCAGGACCGGCAGCGGCCAGAGCCACGGGGCCGCGAGCTGCGCGATCCCGGGCCAGAGGTCACGGTCGCCCGCCCAGTCCGCGAGCCATGACATCCCGAAGAACCCGCCGCGGATGTGATACCACGGCAGCAGGACGAAGCTGAGGAGCGCGGCCGCGACGAGAACGTCGAGCCGAAGATTGTCGCGCTGCATGGATGGTCCTCCGAAAGGCAGGGTCGGCGGCTCTCCCGCCGACCTCGTCCGTTCAGTTGCCGACGCCGCCGATCTCGCGGCTCCACCGCGACAGCAGCTCGGCGCGGCGATCCGATCCGCCGTACTGGGCGAAATCGTAATCGATGAGTTTCACGTCATCGAGCTTCGGAGCGGCCTCCGACACCTTCGCATCGACGTTGGAGGGGATCTGGAAAGATCCGGCCTCGGGCAGCATCGACTGGATGTCCGCCCCCAGGACCCAATCGTAGAAGGTCTTGGCCGAGTCCTCGTTCTGCGCGCCGGCGATCAGCGACATGGAGCCGATCTCGTAGCCCGTCCCCTCGCAGGGTGCGACGACCTCGATCGGAAAGCCCTCCTCCGCCTGGGCGACCGCATCGTGCATGAAGACGATGCCGAGCCCCGACTCGCCACGTCCGGCCGCCTTGACCGGAGCGGAGCCGGATTTCGTGTACTGGCTCACATTCGCATCGAGCTTCTTGAGATAGTCGAACGCCTCGTCCTCGCCCATCAGCTGCACGAGCGTCGCGAGCGCCGTGTAGGCCGTGCCGGAGGAATTCGGATCGGCCATCTGCACTTCGCCGGCCAGGGCCGGGTCGAGCAGATCCGCCCAGCATTGCGGCGGCTCGATCCCCTTCTCCGCCAGGATGTCGGTGTTGTAGCCCCAGCCCAGTGCGCCCGAATAGACGCCGACGGTGCGGTACTCGGACGTCTCCGCCTGCTCGACGGCCCAGTCCTGCAGCTTCTCCAGCATGGGCGAGCGGTATTCCTCGCTCAGCCCGTCGATCGCGGCCTGCAGATGCGGATCGCCCGTCCCGCCCCACCAGAGATCGGTCTGCGGGTTGCGCGCCTCGGCGCGGATCTTGGCATAGGCCTCCCCCGAGGACAGGCGCACCATGTTGACGTCGATGTCGTGCGAGCCCTCGAATTCCGCGACCAGCCGCTCGCAGACCGCCTGATCGGCCGAACAGATGAGATTGAGATCCTGCGCGGATGCGGCTTCCGCGAAGGAGGCCGAGACCCCTCCGGCGAGAATCACCATGGTCTTCTTCATCTTTCCCCTCCCTTTGCACAGCTGTGCAAACGATCACTGAGAGGGTAGGCTCGTGTCAACAAAAAGTATGCGGGCGGCAATTTGCGGGGTAGTCAGGCGTATCATGAACCACGATCGTCCCGAGAAACCGCCGCGCGGCTCCGTCAGCGCGAAACACGTGGCCGAACTGGCGGGCGTTTCGCGCACGGCCGTGTCGCGGACCTTCACGCCCGGTGCCAGCGTCGCGCCCGCGACCCGTGCCAAGGTGCTCGCCGCCGCGGACGCGCTCGGCTATCACGTGAACCACCTCGCGCGCGGGCTGAACCGGTCGGAATCGGGGATCGTCGCGCTCATCGTGGCCGAGCTCGACACGCCGTTCCGCTCCCGTTTCGTCGCATCCCTGACCAACCGGCTGCAGGCCGCTGGGAAGGTCGCGATGCTCATCAACACCGACCGCTCCGACGAAAGCGTCGAGGGCGCGCTCCGGCAGGCCATGTCCTACCGCACCGATGCCGCCATCGTCCTTTCGGGACGCCCCGATGCCGAGCTCGGACGCCTTTGCGAGCGCAACGGCATGCGGCTCGTCCTCATCAACCGCGACGAGGACTTTCCCGAGGCGCTGCATGTCCGTCTCGATGACGTCAGATGCGGCGAAGACGCGTTCGAGCATCTGCGCAAAAGGGGATGCTCGCGGCCCGCGCTGGCGACCTCGTTGCACGCGACGACCAGTCTCCGGCTGCGCGCGAAGGGCTTCGAGGCCGCGGCGCGGCGCGCGGGGGTTCCGATAACGGTCCGGTCCATCGGCCCGACCGCATACGCGACGGGGCGGGATCTGGGCCGCGCGCTCCTTTCCTCCGACGATCGGCCGGACGGCGTGTTCTGCACCACCGATCTTCTGGCATGCGGATTCATGGATGCCGCGCGGCAGGAGTTCGGCCTGCGGATTCCCGAGGACCTTTCCGTCATCGGGTTCGACGACATCCATCAGGCATCCTGGGACAGCTACCGTCTGACGACCTTCTCGCAGCCAATCGCGGAAATGTGCGAGGCATGCGTCCTCTGGCTGGGCGAGGCGAGCGGTGGCAGATCCGTCAGCCTCAAGGCGGAACTGATCCCGAGGGAAACGGCCTGAAGCGCCCCCTCAGGACCGGTGCCGAGGCTCACGGGTCGGGATACCTTCATCCTGCCCCCGTGGCCGGGAAAGCCGGGCTCGAACCGCAAAATCAGGCATCCGCAGCCTGAATCAGCCGCACCCGACGCGCACGGACCCATCCCGAAACAGGGACCTTCGCGCCTACTTCCCCGGGGCGGACCGACGCGATCACCGCCCCCGAAACGCGGGCCCCTTCTCCGATGTCGCATCGATCGTGGATATCCCCCACCGTACGGATCGGCTGCCAACCCTTTCGATTGCCGCTCAAATCGTGTATGTCTTCTCTCTTGCGGGCTCCGACAGCGGTTCTGCCCGTTCGGGAGGGCCCGCCATCAACATCGCATTGCTTCGCCAGATCGACCCCGCCGAAATCGTCGCCAGCCTGCGCGAGAGCCTGCTGGTGCTGACCGAGGATCTGGTCGTGGAATATGCCAACGACCGCTTCTTCCGCACCTTCGACGTCGCATCGGACGAGACCGTCGGATATCCGCTGTCCACGCTTGGCAACGGCCAGTGGGATATCCCCGCCCTTCTCGGCGAACTCGGCAGGATCGTCTCGGGCGGAGACGAGGTCGTGGATTTCGAGGTCGATCACGCCTTCGAACAGATCGGGCGGCGGGTGATGCGTCTGAACGCGCGCAAGACCGTGCGCCCGGGCAACGGGTCGCGGCGCATCCTCCTCGCCATCGAGGACGTCACCGCCGAACGCGACGCCGCCACGGCCCTCGAACGCGAGCGTCTGCTGTCGGTGGGCATCGTCGACACGATCCGGGAGCCGCTCCTCGTGCTGGACGAACAGCTCTCCGTCGTGCTGGCAAGCCGGTCCTTCTACAGGACGTTCAATGTCGAACCGGATGCCACGATCGGACGGCGGCTGGCCGATCTGGGCAACGGCCAGTGGGCGATCCCGAAACTGCTCGACCTCCTGACCGACGTGGTGCCGCGGAACACCGTGGTGGAGGATTTCGAGGTCAGCCACGACTTTCCCGACCTGGGCGAGCGGATCATCCTGCTCAATGCGCGCAAGGTTTTCCGGGAGGACAATCACACCCACCTGCTGCTTCTCGCGATGCAGGACGTGACCGCGCAGCGGCGGCTGGAGGCCGAGCGGACAGACGCCCTCGACCATGCCGACAGGCTGCTCGAAGAGCTGAACCACCGGGTGATGAACAGCCTGACGATGATCGGCAGCATCATCGCTCTCGAAGCGCGCAACATGAGCGACGAGGCCTGCCGCGCGGCCTTCTCGCGGATGCGGGCCCGGATCGACGCCATCGCGAGCCTCTATCGCAGCCTGTCGCAGACCCGCTCCGTCGACACGGTGACGGCGCAATCCTACCTCACCGCCCTCGTCGGCAACGTCGTCGCATCGTCGGGCCAGGCGGACGCCGTCTCGACGGAATTCGACGTGGCCGACATACGGCTTTCGACGCGGGTCGCCGTGCCGCTGGGGCTGATCGTGAACGAACTGGTCACGAACAGCCTGAAATACGCCTATGCCGGGCGGCCCGGGGGACGGCTCGGGGTCGAACTCTCCGTCGACGGGAATGCGATGACCCTGTCGGTCTGGGATGACGGGCCGGGCATCGACCCCGATGCCCGCGTCGATTCCGGCCTCGGCCAGAAGCTGACGGAGGCCTTCACGACCCAGCTCGACGGCAAGATGCACCTGAAGAGCGAGACCACCGGCACGCGGCATACACTCGTGATCCCCCGCTAGGCCCGCGCCGCGCGGCCGGGCGGATCATCCCGTCCGTTCGTCCTCGAGGTCCAGCCGCATGGTGGCGGTGCCCTGACGGCGGGACAGCTCCTGGTAGCCTGCCGACAGATACGCGTTCAGCGCGGGCGCATTGTCGAGCTCCACCTTCAGCGTCAGTGCCAGCGCGCCCAGATCCCGCGCCGCCTGCTCCACGCGCTCCGTCAGTTCCGACGCGGCACCGCCGCGCGCCTCCTCGCTCAGGTAGACATATGTGAGGTGGCGGACCTCCGGGCCGATCCCGACCCTCAGGGCGAAGAATCCAACATCGCGCCCCGCATCGTCCCGAAGATAGTAGGAGACATCGTCCAGCTCTCCCAGCCATTTGCGATGCCATTCCATCTCGTCGAACGGGACCTTCGCATTCGGGTTCATCAGCGGAATCTCCTCGGGCGGCAGCATTGCCGCCAGGGGCGCGAGGTCGCCCTCGCGATTGCGATGCAGGGTGAGAGCCATGGATCCTTCCTTCGGTCAGGTCTGGCGCGCATGCGCCGGAAAAGAACTAAAGGCCGGTCGACTCACACGATGCCCCCTTCGACGTCAACCGCCATGCCCCTCCGACACCGCCGGACGCCGTGTCCGGTGCCGCCTCATGCCCTTTGCAGCGCGATCAGCCGTCGCATCGCCTCCACACCGACAAGCGGCCCGATCCCGAACAGGGCGAGGGTCGCGGGCCAGCCGAACTGCGTGGCGAGGATCGGCGCGATCTGGATCGTGAACACCGTCAGCAGAAAGCCGAGCGCGGTCTGCAGCGTGATCAGGCTTCCGGCGCTTTCCGGCGGCGCGGCATCCGCGACGAGGGCCGAGAACTGCGCGCTGTCGGGCACGACGAACATCCCCCATGCCAGGACGAGCGCGATGGTCAGCCATGCCGGCCCCCCGAAGGACAGCGCCGTGGCGAGCGCCATGCTCCCGCTCAGCGCCAGTGCCCCGCCCGCGACGCGCGCCTTTCCGATACGGTCGGCCAGCGCCCCCGCCGGAATGCAGAGCCCGGCCCCGAATGCGATCGCCGCGAAGGTGACGGATCTGGCAAGCGTCTCGGCATCCGCCCGTCCGCCCGCCTCGAACGAGACGATCAGCGCGCTGCCGATCCACGCCCAGAACGCATAGAGCTCCCACATGTGGCCGAGATAGCCCGCCGTCGCCAGACGCACCGGCCTGAGACGCCACATGAGCCACAATGCCCCCGGCCGGAAGGCCTGCGCCCTCGCGTGATGCGGCCCGAGGCCGGTGAACAGGATCATCACGCCCGCCAAAGCGGCCATCCCGCTCGCGAGGATCACGGTCCGCCCCCAATCCGCCCCGCCCATCAGCGCGAGCCCGTGCGGCGCCGCCGATCCGAAGGCGAGCGCCGAGATCAGCGCCCCGATCACCAGCCCCCGGCGGCGCAGGGTCCATCCGACGGCGATTTTCATGCCGACCGGATAGACCCCGGCGAGGCACATCCCCGTCACCGCGCGCGAAAGGATCTGCGCCGTGCCGCCCGGCGCGGTGAAGATCAGCGCGAGGTTGGCCGCCGCGGCGGCAAGCGCGCTGACCGCAAAGACCCTCCGCGGATCGATCCGGTCGGACGTGCCGTGGATCGCGAGCGTCAGTGCCCCGATCACGAAGCCGATCTGCACGGCCATCGACAGCAGCCCGACCCGCCACGGTCCCGCATCCGACGCCCGAAGCAGATCGGGCAGGATGGCGGACGACACGAACCACAGCGACATGGCCCCGAATTCCGCCACCAGCAGCAGGCCCAGGCTCAGCGATCTCGACCGGCCGCTCATCGCGCCCCCTCCATCGCCGCACAGCGCCCACCGCCATCCGGCGGGGACAGGATCGGTGCGGTGAGGTCGATGATCATTGCGGCTGCCTCTTGTCCGAGCGTTCCGACGCGCATCGCGCCCCGCCCGAGAATGATCGGGGAAAGGCCGGAACTGAAGTCCCCAAACGATGGCAAGGAACCCTGTGGTCTTGGCCGCCCCGTCGAACAAGCCCCGTTCCGCACCCTCCCGTCGCCGTCCCGGACGCAGGGATGCCCGACGCCCCTCCCGATTTCGCGACCCGACGACACCCGAAGGCCTCGCCCCGGCAGGGCGATCCGCCGATCCCGCCCTATACTCACCTCCATGCGGATCGATCGAACGACGGCAGCGGTTCTGGCGGTGGCGGCTCTTCTCGCCGTGCTGTCCGTGGTCATGCTCGAACGGCAGCGCGGTGGCGTCACGTCCGAGCGGCTGGTCCTCGCATCCTCCCCCGTCACGATCTGGCGCCCCGACGATGCCGGGGGCGGCCCGCTCGTCGTCGTCGCACACGGCTATGCCGGATCGCGCCGGATGATGCAGCCGATCTCCATCGCTTTGGCGCGGTCGGGCTTCACCGTCGCGGCCTTCGACTTCTTCGGGCACGGCCGCAATCCGATCCCGATGCAGGGCGATCCGACATCGATCGACGGCACGACCGCGCAGCTGGTCGATCAGACCCTGGCCGTCGCGCGCGCGGCGGGCGACCTGCCGGGCGTCAGCGATCCGGTTTCCCTCGTCGGGCATTCGATGGCGACCGACATCGTGATCCGGGCGGCGGACCGGCTCGACCGGACGGCGGCGGTCGTGGCCATCTCGATGTATTCCGATGCCGTCACGCCGGACGCGCCGGAGCGCCTGCTGATCGTCTCCGGCGCGCATGAGGGACGCCTGCGCGAGGTCGCGCTGGACCGCCTGCGCCAGATCGACCCGGACGGGGCGGAAGGCGTGACCGTCACGCGCGGCGCTGTCGAACGGCGCGCGGTCTCGGCACCCCGGGTCGGTCACGTGGGCGTGCTCTACTCCCCCGTCACCCTGCGGGAGGTGCGCGACTGGATCGGCGGGGCGCGCGACGGAACGCCCTCAGCCCCCCTCCCGCGCATCGGGCCGTGGCTGCTGGCGCTGCTGTCCTCGCTCGTCCTGCTGATGTGGCCCGTCGCGCGCATGACCGGCCCCGTCGTGCCGCATCCTGAACGGCTGGGGCGCAAGGCGGTCGCGATGCTCGCTCTGCCCGTCGCACCGGCCCTTCTGGCGACGATCGCGGTCCCGCCCGCAGCGGGCTCCTTCGTCGCCTTTGCCGCCTTCGCGGCCTTCTTCGGTATCTGGGGGGCGGTCCAGCTTGCACTGCTCCGGCGCGGCGGGATGCGTCCGGGCCGCCTCCATCCCACCGCCATCGCGATCCTGCTCGTCTGGGGGCTCGGCATCTTCGCCCTGGCGCTCGACCGCTACGGCGCGGCCTTCGTGCCGACCGGTCCCCGACTGGGGCTGATGGGCCTGCTGATGCTCGGGACGATCCCTTTCTGCGTCGCGGATGCCGTGGTGACGGCGCGATCGGGTTGGGTGGCGGCGGGGCTGCAACGGCTTCTGCCCCTCGTCACGCTGCTCGGGGCGATGCTGATCACCCCGCCCCTCGGGATCGCCTTCACCGTGCTTCCGGTCATGGTCCTCTTCTGGCTCGTCTACGGGATCGCCGCGCGGTGGGTCCGGCTCCGCAGCGATCCGTGGTCCGCGGGCCTGGCGCTCGGCGTCATCCTGGCCTGGGCGATCGCCGCCAGTACGCCCCTTCTTGCATCCTGACCCCGCGCCCCCGGCGGGCATCGCAACGCATACGCCCGAGAGCGGCCTCGATCATTCGGCCCCGGCACGCTCCTCCCGGCGGAGCGCCTCGGGCACCTCCTTGATCACGAGGTTCTGGTAGGCATAGGGAATCTCGATCCCGGCCGCGTCGAACCGCTTCTTCACCGATTCGAGCACGGTGTTCGTGACCCCGGCCGCGACACCCGAATCCGCGCACCAGACGCGCAGGCTGAAATCGACGCTCGAGGCCCCGAGATTGGTGACCGGGCAGCCCACGACCTCCTCGATCTCGGGAATGCCGGACGCGATCTCGAGGATCAGCGCGCGGGCCGTGTCGATGTCGGAATCGTAGCCGACCGAGATGGCGATGATCGCCATGGTCCGCTGTTCCTTGGCCGACAGGTTCACCATCGTCGTGCTCGAGATCGACGAGTTCGAGATGATGACCCGGCGATTGTCGTAGGTCTTGAGCATCGTGTAGCCCAGCGACACGTCCTCGACGATTCCTGTCTCGACGCCGGTCGGCGCGGTGATCTGCAGCTTGTCGCCCAGCCGGAACGGCCGGTAGAAGATCAGGCTGAAGCCCGCGACGAAGTTCGACAGCGTCGATTGCGCGGCGAGGCCGAAGACCACCGACGCGACCGAGACGCTCGCCAGCAGCGCTGTGGCAAGCTTGTCGAGCGCCGGGATCATGTGCGCATAGAGCATCAGGATCATGATCCAGACGAAGGCGCTCGCCACCTTCGACAGGAACGAGATCGACATGCGGTCGAGGCGATTGTCGTGGTCGCGCTCGACGACCAGGCGGATCGTGTGCTTGAGCAGATGCGACAGCACCAGCCCCGCCAGCACGAAGAGCGCGAGGATGATCAGCGCGCCCGACCACTTGTCGGGATGAAGATGCGTGGCCCAGCCCTCGACGATGTTCCAGCTCATGGAGTTCTCCCGGATCTATCGGGGATACCCATCCCCCCAAAGGCATCAAGCATACGCCGCGGCGGCCTTCCAGCGCGCTCGGCCCGGCGGGCGGCGCGGACCGGCCACGCGGCAGGACCCCGCCCCCTCAGAGGACCGGCCCGATCGTCGCGATCGCGTTGTTCCAGATGCGCCTGTGGCGCGGCCAGTCGGAGACCGCGGCAAGCGTCACGGGATCGGATCGCGTGATATAGGTCTCCTGCCGCTCGCGCACGGCCCGCGTCATGTCGGGGTCCTGCAGCAGGATGTTGTTCTCGTAGTTCAGATCGAAGCTCCGCAGGTCGAGGTTCGACGAGCCCACGAACGTCACCTTTCCGTCGAGCGTCAGCGTCTTGGCATGCAGCAGACCGCCCTTGAACTCGTGGATCCGGCACCCGGCCGACAGCAATTTGGGGTAATAGCTCCTGCTCGCCGCCGCGACGATCCAGCTGTCGTTCACCTTGGGAAAGATCAGCGTGACCTCCACCCCGCGATGCGCGGCCGAACAAAGCGCATCGAGCACGGTCGCGTCCGGCACGAAATACGGCGTCGAAAGCGTCAACACGTCCCGCGCGCTGCCGATCAGCGCCGAGAAGAGCTGAGGTGTCGCCCCCCGCCGCTCGGTCGGGCCGTCCCCCATCACCTGCGCGGGAAACCCGCCCCCGACGGGATGCGCCGTCAGCGAGAACCCGTCGAGGGTGTCGCCCGTCGCCTGCATCCAGTCGCTGAGGAACAGCAATTCGTTCTGCGCGACGATCGGGCCCTCGAACCGCAGCATGATATCCACCCAAGGGGCATACTTCGCCTTGATCAGGAATTCCGGATCGGCCGAGTTGCGGCTGCCGCAATAGGTGATCTTGCTGTCGATGACCGTGATCTTGCGGTGGTTTCGCAGATCGATCCGGCTGAACAGGACGGTGCGGATCACGTTGTCCAGCGGCAGGGCCACGGCCACCTGCACGCCCGCATCCCTCATCCTGTGCCAGAGGGCGGAGCCGATCAGCGCGCGCGATCCCAGCCCGTCGGCCATCGCGCGGCAGGTCACGCCGCGCTCCGCGGCGCGGATCAGCGCATGCGCGACGTCGGTTCCGGTCCGGTCGTCCAGCCAGATGTAATAGAGCACGTGGACATGGCTTTGCGCGGCGTCGATATCCGCGATCAGCCGCGCGTTCGTCTCCTCGGCATCGGCCATCAGCTCCGCACGGTTCTCCCCGACCGGATGGAAACCGTTGATCGATCCCGCATACCGGAAGGCCGGCCTGTAGAGCGGATCGATCAGCCGTTCGGTATCGGCCGGATCCCCCATGAGATGCGGTGCCCGCGCCCGGATCTGGTCGAAGATTTCCTGATGCCGCCGGTTCGCGTGGTTCCCCAGATCGACTTCGCCGAAGAGGAAATAGATGATGCCCCCGACATAGGGCAGCACCGCGAGGACGACGAACCACGCCAGTCGCGCCTGCGGCGAGTAATCGTCGCGCAGAAAGACGCGCAGCGTGAAGCCGATGACGATCAGCAGATGAAGGATCAGCAGAAAGGTCGCCATCGTGCAGTCTCCGTGAACGCAACATCCGGCCTGCCGCCGGTTCCATGAACATGCGCCCCGTTCATTTCCCGTCCGCGAGCGCATAGTCAACCGACGGCGTCATCCCGCCCTCGCGACCGCCATGCCCGGCACCCGCCGCAGCGCGTGCCCGCGATCCGGTCATGTGCCGCCCCGCATGCGAAACGGGCCCGGAGCATCCACGCTCCGGGCCCGGTACTGTCCTGTCCGCGTCGTCCGAACGGGTGCCTTATTCCCAGCCGACCTCGTTGAAGATCCGCTGCGCCTCGGGAAGGTTGGCCGCCACCGCCGACAGGTTCACGTCATCGGGCCGGAAGAAGCCCATCCGCGCCACCGCGTCGGTGATCGCGACGCCCGAGACGGCCGGATATTCGTTGTTGCCCGCCGAGAAGTATTCCTGCGCGCTGGGGGAGGCCAGATATTCGAGGAAGGCCACGGCATTGTCGCGGTTGGGGGCATTGGCCGCCACGCCGCCGCCCGACAGGTTCATGTGCGCGCCGGTCGAGCTCTGGTTGGGAAAGACCCAGGCGATCGTCTCGGCCGCATTCTCCAGCCCCTCGACATCCGAGGACAGCGCGCGCGCGAAGTAATACGTGTTCGCGACCGCGATGTCGCATTCCCCCGACGCGATCCCGCGAAGCTGGTCGGTATCGCCGCCCTGCGGCGACCGGGCGAGGTTCCCGACCACGCCCTCGGCCCAGGCGGTCGCCTCCTCGACGCCCAGATGCTCGATCAGCGCGGCCATCAGCGTCTGGTTGTAGACGTTGGTCGAGGAGCGGATGCAGATCATCCCCTCGTAAGCGTCGTCGGCCAGCTCCTCGTAGCTCATCGGCGGGTTCTCGACCGTCTCG from Palleronia sp. LCG004 includes:
- the cls gene encoding cardiolipin synthase — protein: MATFLLILHLLIVIGFTLRVFLRDDYSPQARLAWFVVLAVLPYVGGIIYFLFGEVDLGNHANRRHQEIFDQIRARAPHLMGDPADTERLIDPLYRPAFRYAGSINGFHPVGENRAELMADAEETNARLIADIDAAQSHVHVLYYIWLDDRTGTDVAHALIRAAERGVTCRAMADGLGSRALIGSALWHRMRDAGVQVAVALPLDNVIRTVLFSRIDLRNHRKITVIDSKITYCGSRNSADPEFLIKAKYAPWVDIMLRFEGPIVAQNELLFLSDWMQATGDTLDGFSLTAHPVGGGFPAQVMGDGPTERRGATPQLFSALIGSARDVLTLSTPYFVPDATVLDALCSAAHRGVEVTLIFPKVNDSWIVAAASRSYYPKLLSAGCRIHEFKGGLLHAKTLTLDGKVTFVGSSNLDLRSFDLNYENNILLQDPDMTRAVRERQETYITRSDPVTLAAVSDWPRHRRIWNNAIATIGPVL
- a CDS encoding Fe(3+) ABC transporter substrate-binding protein, with translation MTRMMTVAAALLAGLPAAAQDGGELNLYSSRHYDTDEQLYDEFEEQTGITINRIEADADELIARMEAEGANSPADVFITVDTSRLERAKDAGLLQSVESDVLERRIPDSLQDADNEWFGFSQRARIIFYNPETVENPPMSYEELADDAYEGMICIRSSTNVYNQTLMAALIEHLGVEEATAWAEGVVGNLARSPQGGDTDQLRGIASGECDIAVANTYYFARALSSDVEGLENAAETIAWVFPNQSSTGAHMNLSGGGVAANAPNRDNAVAFLEYLASPSAQEYFSAGNNEYPAVSGVAITDAVARMGFFRPDDVNLSAVAANLPEAQRIFNEVGWE